The genomic interval GTGACGGGGGAGTGCAGGAACTCCTTCACGAGCTTCTGGACGCCCTGGTCCAGGGTCGCGGAGAACAGCATGCGCTGGCCCTTCGCGGGGGTCTTGGCGAGGATCCGTCGGACCATCGGCAGGAAGCCCATATCGGCCATGTGGTCGGCCTCGTCGAGCACGGTGATCTCGACGGCGCCGAGGTCCACGTGACCCTGGCCCATGAGGTCCAGGAGGCGGCCGGGGCAGGCGACGAGCACGTCGACGCCGCGGGCGATCGCGTCGACCTGCGGCTTCTGGCCTACGCCGCCGAAGACGACGGTGCTGCGCAGGTTCGCGGCGCGCAGCAGCGGCGTCAGCGACTGGTCGATCTGGGCGGCGAGCTCGCGGGTCGGGGCCAGCACGAGGGCCCGCGGGAAGCGGGCGCGGCGCTTGCGCGCGTCCTGCTCGAGGCGGGCGACGAGCGGCAGGCCGAAGGCGTAGGTCTTGCCGGAGCCGGTGCGGCCGCGTCCCAGCACGTCGCGGCCGGCGAGGGAGTCGCCGAGCGTCGCGGACTGGATCGGGGTGGGGGTGGTGATGCCCTGCGGGGCGAGGGCGTCGATGAGGTGCGAGGGCACGCCGAGGCGCGCGAAGTCAGTGGAGGTCACGGATTTCCGTTCTAGAGGACGCGGTCCCGCCCTGCGCGCTGCGGTCCGCTGGTCCGACGGGGGAGACCCGTTCGGCGTCCGACCGGGAGGACCCGGGGACGTGCCCGACGGGGAGTCTCCCCGGGGCTGCGCGCGGACGGCGCGCCGCCGTCGTCGCGCAGTGCGCGGCGAGGCGCGGTGCCATGGCAGGTGGGACGGCACACGAAGTCATCAGCCTACGTCGGGCCCCGCCGTCCGTCCCGATCTGCGGGTCCCGATGTGAGCAACGCACCTGGAGGGCGCGCCCGGCCGGTATCCTCGGCGGATCACCGGGGCGGGGCCGGGGTGGACGGTCTCCGGAACAGCAGGAAGGCGGTGCGCGATGGCCAGGCGCGTGAGCATCAAGGACGTGGCGAAGGCCGCCGGGGTCTCGTGGAAGACGGTCTCCAACGTCGTCAACGACCGGCCCGTCGTCCGGCCCGAGACCCGGGAGCGGGTCGAGCGGGCCATCAGCGAGCTCGGCTACGTGCCGAACACGATCGGCAGGGAGCTGCGCGGCGGTCCGACGCACACCATCGCCCTCGTGCTGCCCGAGCTCTCCAACCCCTACTTCGCCCAGCTCGCGCAGATGCTGCACGTCGCGGCCAAGGAGCGCGGGTACACCGTGAGCGTCGAGCTGTCGCTGGGCCGGGGCGAGGTCGAGCGCGCCCACGTGCGCGGGCGCATCAGCCGCCCGGTCGACGCCGTCGTGATCTCCCCGGAGGCCCTGGACCCCGTCGAGATCCGGGACCGCGGGGACGGGCCGCCGCTCGTGCTGCTCGGCGAGCACCTGCTGAGCGCCGAGGGCGTCACCCATGTCGCCGTCGACAACGTCGAGGCCTCGGCCGATGTGGTCCGCCACCTGGTCGAGCGCGGTTACCGCCGCCCCGTCTTCCTGGGCGGGGAGGCCGAGCAGCGCTCGGCGGGCACCGACCGCCTCGCGGGATTCCGCGCCGCCTGCCGGGCGAGCGGCATCGCGAGCGACCCGGAGCGGATCGCCCACGTGGGCGCGTGGGACATGGCCGAGGGGCGCCGCGCGGTGCTGGACCTCGTGGAGCGCGGTGTCGCGTTCGACGCGATCTCCGCGGCCAACGACCAGCTCGCGATCGGCGCCCTCGCGGGCCTGCGCGAGGTCGGGCTCGACGTCCCCGCGGACGTGGGGGTGGTGGGCTGGGACGACACCCCCGGTGCGCGGCACGCCCACCCCGCGCTGAGCTCGATCGGCCCGGACCTCGACGACCTCATCGCCGCGACCCTCGACGCGGCGATCGGCCCGGGGACGGGCGCGGAGGACGTCACGGGGGGCGGCGCGGGGGTCGGAACGGAGCCGGGCGCGGAGCCGGCCACGGAGCCGGGCACGGGAGCGGGAGAGTCCGACGGGCGGG from Brachybacterium kimchii carries:
- a CDS encoding LacI family DNA-binding transcriptional regulator, which produces MARRVSIKDVAKAAGVSWKTVSNVVNDRPVVRPETRERVERAISELGYVPNTIGRELRGGPTHTIALVLPELSNPYFAQLAQMLHVAAKERGYTVSVELSLGRGEVERAHVRGRISRPVDAVVISPEALDPVEIRDRGDGPPLVLLGEHLLSAEGVTHVAVDNVEASADVVRHLVERGYRRPVFLGGEAEQRSAGTDRLAGFRAACRASGIASDPERIAHVGAWDMAEGRRAVLDLVERGVAFDAISAANDQLAIGALAGLREVGLDVPADVGVVGWDDTPGARHAHPALSSIGPDLDDLIAATLDAAIGPGTGAEDVTGGGAGVGTEPGAEPATEPGTGAGESDGREHVVPYRLVARESSAGPRR